In one Aquisalimonas asiatica genomic region, the following are encoded:
- the uca gene encoding urea carboxylase has product MFNKVLIANRGAIACRIMRTLKRLGIQSVAVYSEADRHSLHVRQADQAVHIGESAASASYLNGDRILQVAKETGAEAIHPGYGFLSENADFADACEAAGIAFIGPTGQQMRDFGLKHTARRLAEENSVPMLPGTGLLESLDEAVSAAERIGYPVMLKSTAGGGGIGMQLCHGEQDLRDAYDSVKRLSQNNFSNSGLFLEKFVQRARHIEVQLFGDGRGGVIALGERDCSLQRRNQKVVEETPAPNISDAVRADLLAAAETLGRGVNYRSAGTVEYIFDADTGEFYFLEVNTRLQVEHGVTEAVTGVDLVEWMVRGAAGDLPDLETLRPGRPDGHAIQVRLYAEDPGKSFQPSTGLLTEVVFPEDARVDTWVERGSEISPWYDPMIAKVIVHAADRAAAIEAMHQALGVTELHGLETNLRYLRQVVADDTFGRGEVTTQYLNGFSYHAATIDVVSPGTQTTVQDWPGRVGYWDIGVPPSGPMDSLAFRMGNRIVGNDEGAAGLELTVTGPSLRFNTDAVIALTGAAMRAQLDGEPVPFWRPVMVTAGQTLKMGPVQGAGVRAYLLVAGGLDVPLHMGSRATFTLGQMGGHGARALQPGDVLHIGGTESVNAAIPRDEALPEYGHHWTIRTVYGPHGAPDFFTPNDIDTFFGTDWEIHYNSSRTGVRLVGPKPEWAREDGGEAGLHPSNIHDNAYAIGTIDFTGDMPVILGPDGPSLGGFVCPATIVSADLWKMGQLKPGDTVRFVAVSVDEANRLEAAQDDAIQALQAPEHDAEPAPVTTPILRDERGNGHPLGVTYRPAGDKYLLVEYGPIELDLNLRFRVQALLEWLVEQGITGITEMTPGVRSLQIHYEPKQLPLARLMQLLEQAEAELKDLSEAELPSRIIHLPLAWDDSQTQLATQKYMQSVRSDAPWCPRNIEFIRRINGLDSEADVKRIVFDASYLVMGLGDVYLSAPLATPVDPRHRLVTTKYNPARTWTPENAVGIGGSYMCIYGMEGPGGYQFVGRTLQIWNRYKVTPEFQQPWLLRFFDQIRFYEVTEDELLAMRDAFPKGGLRIDIEETTFSLKRYNAFLAANRDSIETFKTRQQAAFEAERQRWIESGQANYEADAEPPTPEPDAVELADGEYAVEGHVHGSLWALDVQAGDRVEEDQQLLVLESMKMEIPVMAEAAGTVRQVSCSEGDQVTPGQVLLVIAEDPR; this is encoded by the coding sequence ATGTTCAACAAGGTCCTGATTGCCAATCGCGGCGCCATCGCCTGTCGCATCATGCGCACGCTGAAGAGGCTGGGCATCCAGTCCGTCGCGGTCTACAGCGAGGCCGACCGCCACTCCCTGCACGTGCGTCAGGCGGACCAGGCGGTGCATATCGGTGAGTCCGCGGCCAGTGCCTCGTACCTCAACGGCGACCGCATCCTGCAGGTGGCAAAGGAGACCGGCGCCGAGGCCATTCACCCCGGGTACGGCTTCCTGTCGGAGAACGCCGACTTCGCCGACGCCTGCGAGGCTGCAGGCATTGCCTTCATCGGCCCCACCGGGCAGCAGATGCGGGACTTCGGGCTCAAGCACACCGCCCGCCGCCTCGCTGAAGAGAACAGCGTGCCCATGCTCCCGGGCACCGGCCTGCTGGAGAGCCTGGACGAGGCCGTGAGCGCGGCCGAGCGCATCGGCTACCCGGTGATGCTCAAGAGCACCGCCGGGGGCGGCGGCATCGGCATGCAGCTCTGCCACGGCGAGCAGGATCTGCGCGACGCCTACGACTCCGTCAAACGCCTTTCGCAGAACAACTTCTCCAACAGCGGCCTCTTTCTGGAGAAATTCGTCCAGCGCGCCCGCCACATCGAAGTGCAGCTCTTCGGTGACGGCCGGGGTGGCGTGATCGCCCTGGGCGAGCGGGACTGCTCCCTGCAGCGGCGCAATCAGAAGGTGGTGGAAGAGACTCCGGCGCCGAACATCAGTGACGCCGTCCGTGCCGATCTGCTGGCCGCCGCCGAGACCCTCGGCCGGGGCGTGAACTACCGCTCCGCCGGCACGGTGGAGTACATCTTCGACGCCGACACGGGCGAGTTCTACTTCCTGGAGGTGAACACCCGGCTGCAGGTGGAGCACGGTGTCACCGAAGCGGTCACCGGTGTCGATCTGGTGGAATGGATGGTGCGCGGCGCGGCCGGTGATCTGCCGGATCTGGAGACATTGCGCCCGGGCCGGCCCGACGGACACGCCATCCAGGTGCGGCTCTACGCCGAGGACCCCGGCAAGAGCTTTCAGCCCTCCACCGGGCTGCTCACGGAGGTGGTGTTTCCCGAGGACGCGCGGGTGGACACCTGGGTGGAGCGGGGCAGCGAGATCTCGCCCTGGTACGACCCCATGATCGCCAAGGTGATCGTCCACGCGGCCGACCGCGCGGCGGCCATCGAGGCCATGCACCAGGCGCTGGGCGTCACCGAGCTGCATGGTCTGGAGACCAACCTGCGCTACCTGCGACAGGTGGTGGCCGACGACACCTTCGGTCGCGGCGAGGTCACCACCCAGTATCTGAACGGCTTCAGCTACCACGCCGCCACCATTGACGTGGTCAGCCCCGGGACCCAGACTACCGTGCAGGACTGGCCCGGGCGCGTGGGGTACTGGGACATCGGCGTCCCGCCCTCCGGCCCCATGGACAGCCTGGCCTTCCGCATGGGCAACCGTATCGTCGGCAACGACGAGGGCGCCGCGGGTCTGGAGCTGACCGTCACCGGGCCGAGCCTGCGCTTCAACACCGATGCGGTGATTGCGCTCACCGGTGCGGCCATGCGCGCGCAACTGGACGGCGAACCGGTGCCGTTCTGGCGGCCGGTCATGGTCACCGCCGGTCAGACCCTGAAGATGGGGCCGGTGCAGGGCGCCGGTGTACGGGCGTATCTCCTGGTGGCGGGTGGCCTCGACGTGCCCCTGCACATGGGCAGCCGCGCCACCTTCACGCTCGGCCAGATGGGCGGCCACGGGGCACGTGCGCTGCAGCCGGGCGACGTGCTTCACATTGGCGGGACGGAGTCGGTGAACGCCGCCATTCCCCGGGACGAGGCGCTGCCGGAGTACGGTCACCACTGGACGATCCGTACCGTCTACGGGCCCCACGGCGCGCCGGACTTCTTCACCCCGAACGACATCGACACCTTCTTCGGCACCGACTGGGAGATTCACTACAACTCCAGCCGCACCGGTGTCCGCCTGGTGGGACCGAAACCGGAGTGGGCCCGGGAGGATGGCGGCGAGGCCGGGCTGCACCCGTCCAACATCCACGACAACGCCTACGCCATCGGCACCATCGACTTCACCGGCGACATGCCCGTGATCCTGGGGCCGGACGGGCCGAGCCTGGGCGGGTTCGTCTGCCCGGCGACCATCGTCAGCGCCGATCTCTGGAAAATGGGGCAGTTGAAGCCCGGCGACACGGTGCGCTTCGTGGCGGTGTCCGTGGATGAGGCGAACCGTCTGGAGGCGGCCCAGGACGACGCCATCCAGGCCCTGCAGGCGCCGGAGCATGACGCGGAGCCGGCGCCGGTGACGACACCGATCCTCCGGGACGAGCGCGGCAACGGCCACCCGTTGGGGGTCACCTACCGGCCGGCGGGCGACAAGTACCTGCTGGTGGAGTACGGCCCCATCGAGCTGGATCTGAACCTGCGCTTCCGCGTCCAGGCGCTGCTGGAGTGGCTGGTCGAGCAGGGCATCACGGGCATCACCGAGATGACGCCCGGCGTGCGCAGCCTGCAGATTCACTACGAGCCGAAGCAGTTGCCCCTGGCGCGGCTCATGCAGTTGCTGGAGCAGGCCGAGGCGGAGCTCAAGGATCTCTCCGAGGCCGAGCTGCCGTCGCGCATCATTCACCTGCCGCTGGCCTGGGACGACAGCCAGACGCAGCTCGCCACGCAGAAGTACATGCAGTCCGTGCGCAGTGACGCCCCCTGGTGTCCGCGCAACATCGAGTTCATTCGCCGCATCAACGGGCTGGACAGCGAAGCCGACGTCAAGCGCATCGTCTTCGACGCCTCCTACCTGGTCATGGGGCTGGGGGACGTCTACCTGTCCGCGCCGCTGGCCACACCGGTGGATCCGCGCCACCGGCTGGTGACCACCAAGTACAACCCGGCGCGCACGTGGACGCCGGAGAACGCCGTGGGCATCGGTGGCTCCTACATGTGCATCTACGGCATGGAAGGGCCGGGCGGTTACCAGTTCGTGGGCCGAACCCTGCAGATCTGGAACCGTTACAAGGTCACGCCGGAATTCCAGCAGCCGTGGCTGCTGCGGTTCTTCGACCAGATCCGTTTCTACGAGGTGACCGAGGACGAGCTGCTCGCCATGCGCGACGCCTTCCCCAAGGGTGGGCTGCGCATCGACATCGAGGAGACCACCTTCTCGCTCAAGCGCTACAACGCGTTCCTGGCCGCCAATCGCGACAGTATCGAGACCTTCAAGACGCGCCAGCAGGCGGCCTTCGAGGCGGAACGGCAGCGCTGGATCGAAAGCGGGCAGGCCAATTACGAGGCCGACGCCGAACCGCCCACGCCGGAGCCGGACGCGGTGGAACTGGCCGATGGCGAATACGCCGTGGAAGGCCACGTCCACGGCAGTCTCTGGGCGCTGGACGTGCAGGCCGGTGACCGCGTGGAGGAGGATCAGCAGCTGCTGGTGCTGGAGTCCATGAAGATGGAAATCCCGGTGATGGCCGAGGCGGCCGGCACCGTCAGACAGGTGTCGTGCAGCGAAGGCGATCAGGTCACGCCGGGTCAGGTGCTGCTGGTCATCGCCGAAGACCCCCGGTAA
- a CDS encoding urea amidolyase associated protein UAAP2: MSGKNLVESDRNPDNAVLRQVVPAGEPWMGEVRKGQTLRILDLEGNQAADTLFYSLADPQGEKYSAIDTVRGQGNVYLTTGSQLRSNEGNVMLTITADTCGRHDTLGGACSAESNQMRYALDKKPMHSCRDNYLHAIQECGYGLTKRDIVHNINFFMNVPLTPEGGLTFEDGISAPGKYVEMRAEMDVIVLVSNCPQLNNPCNAYNPTPIEMIVWD; this comes from the coding sequence ATGAGCGGCAAGAACCTGGTCGAGAGCGACCGCAATCCCGACAACGCCGTGCTGCGCCAGGTGGTGCCGGCCGGCGAACCCTGGATGGGCGAAGTCCGGAAGGGACAGACGCTGCGCATACTGGACCTGGAAGGGAATCAGGCGGCGGACACGCTGTTCTACAGCCTCGCGGATCCCCAGGGGGAGAAGTACAGCGCCATCGATACCGTGCGCGGCCAGGGCAACGTCTACCTGACCACCGGCTCCCAGCTGCGCTCCAACGAGGGCAACGTGATGCTCACCATCACCGCCGATACCTGCGGCCGGCACGACACCCTGGGGGGCGCCTGCTCGGCGGAGTCCAACCAGATGCGCTATGCGCTGGACAAAAAGCCCATGCACTCCTGCCGCGACAACTACCTGCACGCCATCCAGGAGTGCGGCTACGGGCTCACCAAGCGGGACATCGTGCACAACATCAACTTCTTCATGAACGTACCGCTGACGCCGGAGGGCGGGCTGACCTTCGAGGACGGGATCTCGGCGCCGGGCAAGTACGTGGAGATGCGCGCCGAGATGGACGTCATCGTCCTGGTCTCCAACTGCCCGCAGCTCAACAACCCGTGCAACGCCTATAACCCGACGCCCATCGAGATGATCGTCTGGGACTGA
- a CDS encoding urea amidolyase associated protein UAAP1, translated as MNATPVAEDRVVLRDAIPGGRYWSMVIKRGFTLRLTDRDGGANVAMLLFNPANLLERYNMADTLKGQHTSRLTRGNMLYSDMGRAMLSIVADTVGWHDTIGGVTDAAMIRDQYGEAPYQEHRNAFYRNGRELFLIELGKWGLGKRDLVPNLNLFSKVYAGNDGRMVYEPDHSQPGDSVDLRAEMDTLVVLNTAPHPMAPGSTYAPAGVDLAIYRSEPVRDDDYCVHHRPENARAYANTLIANCQG; from the coding sequence ATGAACGCAACACCCGTGGCAGAGGACCGGGTCGTCCTGCGGGACGCCATCCCCGGCGGGCGGTACTGGTCCATGGTGATCAAGCGCGGTTTCACCCTGCGGCTGACCGACCGTGACGGCGGCGCCAATGTCGCCATGCTGCTGTTCAATCCGGCCAACCTGCTGGAGCGCTACAACATGGCCGACACCCTGAAGGGGCAGCACACCTCGCGGCTGACGCGGGGCAACATGCTCTACTCGGACATGGGCCGCGCCATGCTCTCCATCGTCGCCGACACGGTGGGCTGGCACGACACCATCGGTGGTGTCACCGACGCCGCCATGATCCGTGACCAGTACGGTGAAGCGCCGTATCAGGAGCACCGCAACGCCTTCTACCGCAACGGCCGCGAGCTGTTTCTCATCGAGCTGGGCAAGTGGGGCCTGGGGAAGCGGGATCTGGTGCCCAACCTGAACCTGTTCAGCAAGGTCTACGCCGGCAACGACGGCCGCATGGTCTACGAGCCGGATCACAGCCAGCCCGGCGACAGCGTCGACCTGCGCGCGGAGATGGACACCCTGGTGGTGCTCAACACCGCCCCGCATCCCATGGCGCCGGGCAGCACGTACGCCCCTGCCGGCGTCGACCTGGCCATCTACCGTTCGGAGCCGGTGCGTGACGACGACTACTGCGTCCACCACCGCCCGGAGAACGCGCGCGCCTACGCCAACACACTGATTGCCAACTGTCAGGGGTGA
- a CDS encoding ATP-binding cassette domain-containing protein, with protein MTSVEARKLWKEYGGDVVLENIDLQVRSGEFVTIVGASGCGKTTFLRMLLGEESQTRGELLLGGSPMPDEPGPDRGVVFQKYSVFPHLTALGNVMLGEAFERSPWIGRLFGAARRRARERAMEMLESVGLEHAADKYPSELSGGMQQRLAIAQALMKDPGVLLLDEPFGALDPGIRKDMHAMILDLWRRTGITIFMITHDLKEGFDLGTRLLVFDKVRHDPQAPNAYGAKITYDIPLGRTDEATWEQVRESVGPGEATTGSFATTSTRQAQEDAT; from the coding sequence ATGACATCCGTTGAAGCCCGAAAACTGTGGAAAGAGTACGGCGGCGACGTCGTCCTCGAGAACATCGACCTGCAGGTGCGCTCCGGTGAGTTCGTCACCATCGTCGGCGCCTCCGGGTGCGGCAAGACCACCTTTCTGCGCATGCTGCTGGGCGAGGAGTCCCAGACGCGCGGCGAGCTGCTGCTGGGGGGCAGCCCCATGCCGGATGAACCCGGGCCGGACCGCGGCGTGGTCTTCCAGAAGTACTCCGTGTTTCCCCACCTCACGGCGCTGGGCAACGTGATGCTCGGTGAGGCGTTCGAGCGCTCGCCGTGGATCGGCCGCCTGTTCGGGGCGGCGCGTCGCCGTGCCCGGGAACGTGCCATGGAGATGCTGGAGAGCGTGGGCCTGGAACACGCGGCGGACAAGTACCCCAGCGAGCTCTCCGGCGGCATGCAGCAGCGCCTCGCCATCGCCCAGGCCCTCATGAAGGACCCTGGCGTGCTGTTACTGGACGAGCCCTTCGGCGCGCTTGACCCGGGCATTCGCAAGGACATGCACGCCATGATTCTCGATCTGTGGCGTCGCACCGGCATCACCATCTTCATGATCACCCACGATCTCAAGGAAGGCTTCGATCTGGGCACGCGCCTGCTGGTGTTCGACAAGGTGCGTCACGACCCCCAGGCACCGAACGCCTACGGCGCCAAGATTACCTACGACATCCCGCTGGGCCGGACCGATGAAGCCACCTGGGAGCAGGTGCGTGAATCCGTCGGCCCCGGGGAAGCGACGACCGGGTCGTTCGCCACAACCAGCACAAGACAGGCACAGGAGGACGCAACATGA
- a CDS encoding ABC transporter permease has translation MKRLINRRPSRVLSVALTLLPFIVVLLVYMTASALRLAENPNDPILPSLLSMAESVQRLATEPSRRTGELILWVDTAASLTRLGLGVLISAGIGLVFGIVTGLIPYVNRTMGSFIAAVSMIPPLAVLPILFIAFGVGELAKVVLIIFGIAPFITRDVQQRVEELPTEQLVKAQTLGASTWQILLRVVLPQVFPRLLDATRLAMGAAWLFLIASEAIAATEGLGYRIFLVRRYLDMETILPYVIWITLLAFLFDFALRKVNTIFFPWYGNRRGA, from the coding sequence ATGAAGCGCCTGATCAATCGCCGCCCCAGCCGCGTCCTGTCCGTGGCGCTCACGCTGCTGCCGTTCATCGTGGTGTTGCTGGTCTACATGACCGCTTCGGCGCTGCGACTGGCAGAGAACCCGAACGATCCGATCCTGCCATCGCTGCTCTCCATGGCGGAGTCGGTGCAGCGGCTCGCCACGGAGCCAAGCCGGCGCACCGGGGAGCTGATCCTCTGGGTCGACACCGCTGCCAGCCTGACCCGGCTTGGTCTCGGCGTGCTCATCAGCGCCGGCATCGGCCTGGTCTTTGGCATCGTCACGGGGCTGATTCCCTACGTGAACCGGACCATGGGCTCGTTCATTGCCGCCGTGTCCATGATTCCGCCCCTTGCGGTGCTGCCCATCCTGTTCATCGCCTTCGGTGTCGGCGAGCTGGCGAAGGTGGTGCTGATCATCTTCGGGATCGCGCCGTTCATCACCCGCGACGTGCAGCAGCGCGTGGAAGAGCTGCCCACGGAACAGCTGGTGAAGGCCCAGACCCTGGGAGCCTCCACCTGGCAGATCCTGCTGCGTGTGGTGTTGCCGCAGGTCTTCCCGCGCCTGCTGGATGCAACCCGGCTGGCCATGGGCGCGGCCTGGCTGTTCCTGATCGCATCCGAGGCCATTGCCGCCACCGAAGGCCTGGGCTATCGCATCTTCCTGGTGCGGCGCTACCTGGATATGGAAACGATCCTGCCCTACGTGATCTGGATCACGCTGCTGGCGTTCCTGTTCGACTTCGCCCTACGCAAGGTCAACACCATCTTCTTTCCCTGGTACGGGAATCGGAGGGGCGCATGA
- a CDS encoding putative urea ABC transporter substrate-binding protein has product MIQRQTKSTSRVVGFLCAAALSVSVVVPGHAVAQERDSFRVAWSIYVGWMPWGWGEAEGIVDKWADKYDIDIDVVQINDYIESINLYTGGEFDAVTITNMDALTIPAAGGVDTTALIVGDFSDGNDGVVLKDTDNLEDIEGQRVHLVELSVSHYLLARALESVGMTERDIQVVNTADADIVAAFSSDDVRAVTTWNPQLNEIRGMDNANVVFDSSQIPGEIMDLMVVKTDVLEANPELGKALTGAWYEIMDVMFGDDSEAAENARADMGEAAGTDLEGYEAQLELTRFFDDPADGVSFLESDQPRETMDNVREFAFEHGLLGESAPSPDFVGIELPDGSVLGNEGNVNLRFTAEYMRMAADGEL; this is encoded by the coding sequence ATGATCCAGCGCCAAACCAAGAGCACCAGCCGCGTCGTCGGTTTTCTCTGTGCAGCCGCACTCTCCGTTTCCGTTGTCGTACCCGGCCACGCCGTCGCACAGGAGCGCGACAGTTTCCGCGTTGCCTGGAGCATCTACGTGGGCTGGATGCCCTGGGGATGGGGTGAAGCCGAAGGCATTGTCGACAAGTGGGCGGACAAGTACGACATCGACATCGATGTGGTGCAGATCAACGACTACATCGAGTCGATCAACCTCTATACCGGTGGCGAGTTCGATGCCGTCACCATCACCAACATGGACGCACTGACCATTCCCGCCGCCGGCGGAGTGGATACCACCGCGTTGATCGTGGGCGACTTCTCCGACGGCAATGACGGCGTCGTGCTCAAGGACACGGACAACCTCGAGGACATCGAAGGCCAGCGCGTCCACCTGGTCGAGCTGTCCGTCTCCCACTACCTGCTCGCCCGGGCCCTGGAGTCGGTGGGCATGACTGAACGCGACATCCAGGTCGTCAATACCGCCGATGCCGATATCGTTGCGGCGTTCTCCAGTGACGACGTGCGTGCCGTCACCACGTGGAACCCGCAGCTCAACGAGATCCGCGGGATGGACAACGCCAACGTGGTCTTCGACTCCTCGCAGATTCCCGGCGAGATCATGGACCTGATGGTGGTGAAGACCGACGTCCTCGAGGCGAACCCGGAACTCGGCAAGGCCCTGACCGGTGCCTGGTACGAAATCATGGACGTCATGTTCGGTGACGACAGCGAGGCGGCGGAGAACGCCCGCGCCGACATGGGCGAAGCCGCCGGCACCGACCTGGAAGGCTACGAGGCCCAGCTTGAGCTGACCCGTTTCTTCGACGACCCCGCCGACGGCGTGTCCTTCCTGGAGAGTGACCAGCCCCGGGAGACCATGGACAACGTGCGCGAGTTCGCCTTCGAGCACGGGCTGCTGGGCGAGTCTGCCCCGAGTCCGGACTTCGTCGGCATCGAACTCCCCGACGGTTCCGTGCTGGGGAACGAGGGCAACGTGAACCTGCGCTTCACCGCCGAGTACATGCGCATGGCCGCGGACGGCGAACTGTAA
- a CDS encoding class II glutamine amidotransferase, protein MAAYTGPALPLQAFLLDPPHSLVVQAHAPRETLSATVNADGIGFGWYDGRGEPAVYRSPLPAWADPNLDALGRTLERPLWIANVRSATDPLSHSHANTQPFHGDGLLFLHNGFIDGFARDIRPLLRARLSPEMEAGIHGTTDSEYLFALLREHLRTSNNDLPAAIRATLGQLRDWLSATGRAALLNLIIARGACLTVVRHAHGLDCPSLYTHTEHPGFPGGQLAVSEPLDGDARWHAVPPHHLVILEPGSHAQTTAL, encoded by the coding sequence ATGGCAGCATACACCGGCCCGGCACTGCCCCTGCAGGCGTTTCTGCTGGATCCACCGCACAGCCTGGTGGTGCAGGCACATGCTCCCAGGGAGACCCTCTCCGCCACGGTCAATGCGGATGGCATCGGGTTCGGCTGGTACGACGGCCGCGGCGAACCCGCCGTGTACCGCTCACCCCTGCCAGCCTGGGCCGACCCCAACCTGGACGCACTCGGACGCACGCTTGAACGCCCGCTGTGGATCGCCAACGTGCGCAGCGCAACCGACCCCCTCTCCCACAGCCACGCCAACACCCAGCCCTTTCATGGCGACGGCCTGCTGTTCCTGCACAACGGGTTCATTGACGGGTTCGCCCGGGACATCCGTCCGCTGCTGCGCGCCCGTCTCAGTCCCGAGATGGAGGCGGGCATCCACGGCACCACTGATTCCGAGTACCTGTTCGCGCTACTTCGCGAGCACCTGCGCACCAGCAACAACGACCTCCCGGCCGCGATCCGCGCGACGCTGGGTCAGCTGCGGGACTGGCTCTCCGCCACGGGCCGTGCGGCCCTGCTCAACCTGATCATCGCCCGGGGAGCGTGCCTGACGGTGGTCCGCCATGCACACGGACTCGACTGCCCGAGCCTGTACACCCACACGGAGCACCCCGGCTTTCCCGGCGGTCAACTTGCCGTATCGGAGCCCCTGGACGGCGATGCCCGGTGGCACGCCGTCCCTCCCCATCACCTGGTGATCCTGGAGCCCGGCAGCCATGCCCAGACAACCGCGCTGTGA
- a CDS encoding SUMF1/EgtB/PvdO family nonheme iron enzyme — protein sequence MPRQPRCEQPTANDAAESALEALARHHAAGARLGEHLDDAHLFQQFHPDLSPIGWHLGHCAMVEQHWIGERILAEPPDPSLHALYFPELSAKDGRAARLPDRAKLTAWTAAIHARTRDLLATPPEALASHPLMRDDYLVHFLEQHYAQHHETLAYCLSAITASANAGTMAPAALEQLEPRPLSREVVTVQAGTYTVGTDDVRGYDNERPAHRVQLAGARLARTPVSNAQWLAFMVNGGYDTPEHWTASGDAWRRSAAARHPWTWQPVRPGCYLWNGPNGPKPLQADAPVSGINHYEAQAFARWAGARLPHEFEWEVAAAQNRLDATGTVWEWCGNALAPYPGFQPFPYDGYSLPWFDGRHFVLRGGSRFTDPALKRPGFRNFFEPHVRHQQAGLRLAWDLAR from the coding sequence ATGCCCAGACAACCGCGCTGTGAGCAACCCACCGCGAATGATGCCGCCGAGTCGGCGCTGGAAGCACTCGCCCGGCACCATGCGGCCGGCGCGCGGCTCGGCGAACACCTGGACGACGCGCACCTGTTCCAGCAGTTCCACCCTGACCTCAGCCCCATCGGTTGGCACCTGGGACACTGCGCCATGGTGGAGCAGCACTGGATCGGGGAGCGGATACTTGCGGAACCGCCGGACCCGTCCCTGCACGCACTCTACTTTCCGGAGCTGAGCGCCAAGGACGGCCGCGCGGCCCGGTTGCCGGACCGGGCCAAGCTCACCGCGTGGACGGCAGCCATCCACGCGCGCACGCGCGACCTCCTGGCAACACCACCGGAAGCACTGGCCAGCCATCCGCTGATGCGTGACGACTACCTGGTGCACTTCCTTGAGCAGCACTACGCCCAGCACCACGAAACCCTCGCCTACTGCCTCAGCGCCATCACCGCATCCGCGAACGCAGGCACCATGGCGCCCGCCGCACTGGAACAGCTGGAGCCGCGCCCGCTGTCCCGGGAGGTCGTGACGGTGCAGGCGGGCACCTACACCGTGGGCACCGACGACGTGCGCGGCTACGACAACGAGCGCCCGGCCCACCGAGTGCAGCTTGCCGGAGCCAGGCTGGCCCGCACGCCGGTCAGCAATGCGCAATGGCTGGCGTTCATGGTGAACGGCGGCTACGACACCCCGGAGCACTGGACGGCCAGTGGCGATGCCTGGCGCCGCTCAGCGGCCGCCCGCCACCCCTGGACGTGGCAGCCTGTGCGCCCGGGCTGTTATCTCTGGAACGGCCCCAACGGCCCAAAACCGCTGCAGGCAGACGCGCCCGTGAGCGGCATCAACCATTACGAAGCGCAGGCGTTCGCCCGCTGGGCCGGCGCCCGCCTGCCCCACGAGTTCGAGTGGGAAGTGGCTGCAGCGCAGAACCGCCTGGACGCCACCGGCACTGTCTGGGAGTGGTGCGGGAATGCCCTGGCGCCCTACCCCGGCTTCCAGCCGTTTCCCTACGACGGTTACTCGCTGCCCTGGTTCGACGGCCGGCATTTCGTCCTGCGGGGCGGCAGCCGGTTCACGGATCCGGCGCTCAAGCGGCCCGGTTTCCGCAACTTCTTCGAACCACACGTGCGGCATCAGCAGGCCGGACTCAGGCTCGCCTGGGACCTGGCCCGGTAA
- the egtD gene encoding L-histidine N(alpha)-methyltransferase, with translation MTLQVDHPAYDHSSNDVAGEFMADVLTGLAQSPPVIPPKYFYDDAGSRLFDRICELPEYYPTRTEMQILEQYAGAIGERLGEGVVLVEPGSGSSAKVSLLLRNLRRPVAYVPVEISGDHMLSSLTPLRQQFPAIDIIPVCADFTAGFTIPDVDAPAARRAVFFPGSTIGNFPPDQAAALLAQFRALVGAGGAVVLGVDLRKDPAVLEAAYNDAAGVTAAFNRNLLTRMQQELGAVLDADGFVHRAVWNAPESRIEMHLVSRHAQTIEVGGSTFRYEADDFIITEFSYKYTRAGLDALAAEAGLRVGASWEDARGWFSIQYLEA, from the coding sequence ATGACGCTCCAAGTCGACCATCCTGCCTACGACCACTCGAGCAACGACGTTGCCGGCGAGTTCATGGCCGACGTGCTGACCGGGTTGGCCCAGTCCCCGCCTGTGATTCCACCGAAGTACTTCTATGATGACGCCGGCTCGCGCCTGTTCGACCGCATCTGCGAACTCCCGGAGTATTACCCCACGCGCACGGAAATGCAGATCCTGGAGCAGTACGCTGGCGCGATCGGCGAACGGCTCGGCGAGGGGGTGGTCCTGGTGGAGCCCGGCAGCGGGAGCAGCGCGAAGGTAAGCCTGCTGCTGCGCAACCTGCGCCGCCCCGTGGCCTACGTTCCGGTGGAGATCTCCGGCGACCACATGCTGAGCAGTCTCACGCCGCTGCGGCAACAGTTCCCGGCGATCGACATCATCCCGGTCTGCGCGGATTTCACTGCTGGCTTCACCATCCCGGACGTCGATGCGCCGGCCGCGCGGCGCGCCGTCTTCTTCCCCGGCTCGACCATCGGCAACTTCCCGCCGGACCAGGCGGCGGCGCTGCTGGCGCAGTTCCGCGCGCTGGTTGGCGCCGGCGGCGCGGTAGTCCTGGGGGTGGACCTGCGCAAGGACCCGGCGGTTCTGGAGGCCGCCTACAACGACGCCGCCGGCGTCACCGCCGCGTTCAATCGCAACCTGCTCACGCGCATGCAGCAGGAACTCGGGGCCGTGCTGGACGCAGACGGTTTCGTTCATCGCGCGGTATGGAACGCACCGGAGAGCCGCATCGAGATGCACCTGGTCAGCCGCCACGCGCAGACCATCGAGGTGGGCGGAAGCACCTTCCGGTACGAGGCGGACGATTTCATCATCACCGAGTTCAGCTACAAGTACACCCGGGCGGGCCTCGACGCCCTGGCGGCAGAGGCAGGACTGCGGGTCGGCGCCAGCTGGGAGGACGCACGTGGCTGGTTCAGCATCCAGTACCTTGAAGCCTGA